One part of the Microbulbifer sp. THAF38 genome encodes these proteins:
- a CDS encoding SDR family NAD(P)-dependent oxidoreductase: protein MFDQPRMVLLAGASGGLARAIGAEIVRRYPDITLVTLSRAAVDRVPGHAGERRHLTVSLADEHSVKSVETFLSEFSSPPDWVIHCCGLLHDAFHGPEKSLAQCEDDWLIQSMRINLLTHLHLAQALDRKLLRKQPLLWVSLSAKVGSIGDNALGGWYSYRISKAALNMLVKNLSIEWGRRLEQSCVVAIHPGTTDTALSKPFQSNLAPGKLYSPALSAGRIVDVLQQLAPADSGNLFFWDGSRLPW from the coding sequence ATGTTTGATCAACCAAGGATGGTATTGCTTGCTGGTGCTTCGGGCGGTTTGGCTCGTGCAATAGGCGCCGAAATAGTTCGGCGCTATCCCGATATTACACTGGTAACTTTGAGTCGCGCCGCTGTGGATCGGGTGCCGGGGCATGCCGGTGAGCGCCGGCACTTGACGGTTTCCCTCGCTGATGAGCACTCTGTTAAATCCGTTGAGACTTTTCTCTCTGAGTTTTCCTCTCCGCCCGACTGGGTGATTCATTGCTGTGGGCTGTTACACGATGCATTCCATGGCCCGGAAAAATCCCTGGCTCAATGTGAGGATGATTGGTTGATACAGTCCATGCGAATCAACCTGCTGACTCACTTGCACCTGGCCCAGGCCCTGGACAGGAAGTTACTGCGAAAGCAGCCGCTGCTGTGGGTATCCCTTTCAGCTAAGGTGGGGAGTATTGGTGACAATGCTCTAGGGGGTTGGTATAGCTACCGTATCAGCAAAGCAGCGCTCAATATGCTGGTAAAAAACCTATCTATTGAATGGGGGCGCCGCCTGGAACAGAGTTGTGTGGTGGCAATCCATCCGGGAACGACGGATACGGCACTTTCGAAACCATTCCAAAGTAACCTTGCTCCGGGCAAATTATACAGCCCGGCACTGAGTGCCGGGCGTATTGTAGATGTACTGCAACAACTCGCCCCTGCCGATAGCGGTAACCTGTTTTTTTGGGATGGTAGTCGCTTACCCTGGTAG
- a CDS encoding hemopexin repeat-containing protein — translation MNSGYPKLVDNNSWSGMASYASKIRAALKWPNRKIYFFLDDGNYLRYDLEDDRLDSGYPKPINDNTWPGLGAYATEITAAHQWNTFHAYFFLKNQRYIHYSITTDQANSGYPRITDDNTWPGLRAPDYLPG, via the coding sequence GTGAACTCCGGCTACCCCAAACTCGTGGATAACAATAGCTGGTCAGGCATGGCTTCCTACGCATCAAAAATTCGTGCAGCTCTGAAGTGGCCGAATAGAAAAATTTATTTTTTTCTAGATGACGGGAATTATTTGCGCTATGACTTGGAAGATGATCGGCTTGACAGTGGTTACCCAAAACCAATCAATGATAATACCTGGCCGGGGCTCGGCGCCTATGCCACTGAGATTACTGCGGCCCACCAGTGGAACACATTTCACGCTTATTTCTTTCTAAAAAATCAACGCTATATACACTATTCCATCACTACCGATCAGGCCAACAGCGGGTATCCGCGAATAACAGACGATAACACCTGGCCAGGCTTGAGAGCCCCTGATTACCTACCAGGGTAA
- a CDS encoding aminotransferase class I/II-fold pyridoxal phosphate-dependent enzyme, whose protein sequence is MLVDKNMGLDMKMPELGNLKHSVQKLECHVALVSADSKLAGDWVSALNNTAALHENPFGLVFEAVVPAEVENLALQEGRLQAMIVDGGTDAQGLEAADMLADQIHALRSQLNIFLVAQSDVAGGTPLAGKSGVKSLASLRRRFDELFDRREGNFNHMFRLVQAFIARRASTPFADTLKEYVFSARDAWHTPGHSGGDSLRNSPWVGDFYRFMGEHVFNTDLSVSVQILDSLLEPHSVIQEAQDLAAQAFGSRHTFFLTNGTSTANKVVIQQILGGGGKIIVDQACHKSVHHAIVMNRCEPVYLKSVLHPEFGIYGPVKRSDIEAALDEHSDARLLVITSCTYDGLRYDLKPIIDYAHERGVKVLVDEAWFAHGFFHPELRPTALECGADYVTQSTHKMLSAFSQASMIHVQDPDFDEFRFRENLNMHASTSPQYAMIASLDVARKQMAMEGYGRLKQCLQMVETLRRAVNETGVFRALTRDDLIAEPLAGDNIRLDPTKVTIDISRSGYSGNEMQIKLFDQYGIQVEKTTYNTITVLVTLGSTESKLLRLIHALKQLAGNTHKRIHVGTPRRLPEFTRFTCLPADAYFAETEELPLMDNGVNATQNLVGRTSADEIVPYPPGIPVLVPGQEISAQIVQFLQQLLQGQNTTEIHGLIFRSDEPMLRVVKDVPGIEEAKGKKPSAKKAK, encoded by the coding sequence ATGCTGGTGGATAAGAATATGGGTTTGGACATGAAGATGCCTGAATTGGGCAACCTGAAGCACAGCGTACAGAAGCTGGAATGCCACGTAGCGCTGGTGAGCGCAGACAGCAAATTAGCGGGAGACTGGGTTAGCGCCCTCAACAATACCGCAGCTCTGCATGAGAATCCCTTCGGTCTGGTTTTTGAGGCGGTGGTTCCTGCGGAGGTTGAAAATCTGGCGCTGCAGGAAGGCCGCCTGCAAGCGATGATCGTGGATGGTGGTACTGATGCTCAGGGGCTGGAAGCCGCTGATATGCTTGCCGACCAGATACATGCACTTCGTTCCCAGCTCAATATTTTTCTGGTGGCCCAGAGTGATGTCGCTGGCGGCACACCTTTGGCGGGTAAGAGTGGCGTTAAGTCACTGGCCAGTCTGCGCAGGCGTTTTGATGAGTTGTTTGACCGCCGGGAAGGCAACTTTAACCATATGTTCCGCCTGGTGCAGGCGTTTATTGCCCGTCGAGCCTCCACACCTTTTGCCGATACCCTGAAAGAGTACGTTTTCTCCGCACGTGACGCCTGGCATACCCCCGGTCACTCTGGTGGCGATAGTCTGCGCAATAGCCCCTGGGTAGGGGATTTCTACCGTTTTATGGGCGAGCACGTCTTCAATACAGACTTGTCTGTTTCGGTGCAGATATTGGATAGCCTGCTGGAACCGCACTCGGTAATCCAGGAAGCACAGGATCTCGCGGCCCAGGCATTTGGCTCGCGCCATACCTTTTTCCTGACCAATGGCACCTCCACCGCCAACAAGGTAGTGATTCAACAGATCCTCGGTGGGGGCGGTAAGATTATTGTCGACCAGGCCTGCCACAAATCGGTTCACCATGCGATAGTGATGAACCGCTGTGAGCCGGTCTACCTAAAGTCGGTGTTGCACCCAGAATTCGGCATTTATGGCCCGGTGAAACGCTCAGATATTGAGGCGGCCCTGGATGAACATAGTGATGCGCGTCTGTTGGTTATCACCTCCTGCACCTACGACGGGCTGCGTTACGACCTGAAGCCCATCATCGATTACGCCCATGAGCGCGGGGTTAAGGTGCTGGTCGATGAGGCTTGGTTTGCCCACGGTTTCTTCCACCCGGAACTGCGTCCGACAGCGCTGGAGTGTGGCGCTGACTACGTGACCCAGAGTACCCATAAGATGTTGTCGGCCTTCTCCCAGGCCAGCATGATTCATGTGCAGGACCCGGACTTTGACGAGTTCCGCTTCCGCGAAAACCTGAACATGCACGCTTCCACCAGTCCGCAATATGCCATGATTGCCAGCCTTGATGTGGCCCGCAAGCAGATGGCGATGGAGGGCTACGGGCGCCTCAAGCAGTGTCTGCAGATGGTGGAAACCCTGCGTCGCGCAGTGAACGAAACAGGCGTATTCCGCGCCCTGACGCGCGACGACCTGATTGCCGAGCCCTTGGCTGGCGACAACATCCGCCTGGACCCCACCAAGGTAACGATCGATATTTCCCGCAGTGGCTACTCGGGCAATGAAATGCAGATCAAGCTGTTTGACCAGTATGGTATTCAGGTGGAAAAGACCACCTACAATACCATCACGGTATTGGTAACTCTGGGTAGCACCGAGAGTAAATTGCTGCGTCTGATTCACGCGCTCAAACAACTGGCGGGCAATACCCATAAGCGTATCCATGTGGGTACACCGCGTCGTTTGCCTGAATTCACCCGCTTTACCTGTCTGCCAGCGGATGCCTACTTTGCTGAGACGGAAGAGCTGCCGTTGATGGATAACGGCGTTAACGCTACGCAGAATCTGGTTGGCCGCACCAGCGCGGATGAGATAGTGCCTTACCCGCCGGGTATTCCAGTACTGGTTCCCGGGCAGGAAATTTCTGCACAGATCGTGCAGTTCCTACAGCAGTTATTACAGGGGCAAAATACCACGGAGATTCACGGTCTGATTTTCCGCTCCGATGAACCTATGCTGCGCGTGGTTAAGGATGTGCCAGGCATTGAGGAAGCCAAGGGCAAGAAGCCCAGCGCTAAAAAGGCTAAATAA
- a CDS encoding phospholipase A, whose translation MPFIKSNSRWGMPLAIALVVTSQLPFNVALASIDEETEVELKELDKAPEKQQEQCLQEQLLISSAETTLREIRLLCADRVRAQLGLEEDFFEVDPVVEEYSEELPTDKVLLGGRAQAIRDAASNPFTLASHKTNYILPFTYNPSPEKGGLSDYEGEGKDLDNIEVQFQLSVQVPVWRGFLGSASFMSVAYTNRSFWQAYNSDNSSPFRETNHEPELILTWLNDWSLFGWQNVANQIAFNHQSNGRNEPYSRSWNRVYANFLFEKDNFSLGIKPWYRLPEDRDDDDNPDIEHYMGHFELGGRYRDGDHTIAVMVRNNLRSDNHGAFELTWGFPLGDRVDGYIRYFNGYGESLIDYDESVQTLGFGFTLAQGF comes from the coding sequence TTGCCTTTTATCAAATCCAATTCCCGTTGGGGGATGCCACTGGCGATTGCCTTAGTTGTGACTTCACAGTTACCCTTTAATGTCGCTCTGGCCAGTATCGATGAAGAGACAGAGGTAGAGCTCAAGGAGCTGGATAAAGCACCGGAAAAACAGCAGGAGCAGTGTTTGCAAGAGCAACTGTTGATTTCTTCTGCCGAGACCACTCTGAGGGAGATTCGCTTGCTCTGTGCTGACCGGGTCAGGGCTCAGCTGGGGCTGGAGGAGGATTTCTTTGAGGTCGATCCGGTGGTGGAGGAGTACTCAGAGGAACTGCCGACGGATAAGGTCCTGCTCGGTGGCCGTGCCCAAGCTATTCGCGATGCTGCCAGCAATCCCTTTACGCTGGCCTCCCATAAGACCAACTATATATTGCCATTTACCTATAACCCGTCTCCCGAGAAGGGCGGTTTGTCGGATTATGAAGGTGAAGGCAAAGACTTGGATAATATCGAGGTGCAATTCCAGCTGTCGGTGCAGGTACCTGTGTGGCGGGGCTTTCTCGGCAGTGCCTCATTTATGAGTGTGGCCTACACCAACCGCAGTTTTTGGCAGGCCTATAACTCCGATAACTCATCACCCTTTCGTGAAACCAACCACGAACCGGAATTGATTCTTACCTGGCTCAATGATTGGAGTTTGTTTGGCTGGCAAAATGTGGCGAACCAGATTGCCTTCAATCACCAGTCCAATGGCCGCAATGAGCCCTATTCCCGAAGCTGGAACCGGGTATACGCTAACTTCCTGTTTGAGAAGGATAATTTTTCCCTTGGCATCAAGCCCTGGTATCGCCTCCCGGAGGACCGTGACGATGATGACAACCCGGATATAGAGCATTACATGGGGCATTTTGAGCTGGGTGGGCGTTACCGGGATGGCGATCACACCATAGCCGTTATGGTGCGCAACAATTTGCGCTCAGATAACCACGGTGCCTTTGAGCTCACCTGGGGCTTCCCCCTTGGTGACCGCGTGGATGGCTATATTCGCTACTTTAACGGTTACGGAGAAAGCCTGATTGACTACGATGAGTCAGTGCAGACTCTTGGCTTCGGTTTCACCCTGGCTCAGGGGTTCTAG
- a CDS encoding TonB-dependent receptor domain-containing protein has translation MSILPSAHLKYALSDESYLRFALTRTFARPDFCDLNPGGYYAEHDNEFIGGNPGLEPTYSWNFDVLYEYYFNNSGILSSGLFYKDITDPIFTDMKEGECNGVSGVEVYSPYNGDNASLRGLEFNLVHKLDFMLHARTPVEYWGISKCYLDGFRNAYFGSR, from the coding sequence TTGTCCATTCTGCCTTCGGCGCATCTAAAGTATGCGCTCTCAGACGAAAGTTATCTCAGGTTTGCACTAACTAGAACCTTTGCGAGACCAGATTTTTGTGATCTCAATCCAGGTGGTTACTATGCCGAGCACGATAATGAGTTTATAGGCGGTAATCCAGGTCTTGAACCCACATACTCCTGGAATTTTGATGTGTTGTACGAATATTATTTCAACAATTCGGGGATATTATCTTCGGGTCTTTTCTATAAAGATATTACTGATCCAATTTTTACAGATATGAAAGAGGGGGAGTGTAATGGGGTTTCTGGAGTTGAGGTTTATAGTCCGTATAACGGTGATAATGCCTCGCTGAGAGGCTTGGAATTTAACCTGGTTCACAAGTTAGATTTCATGCTTCATGCCAGGACTCCTGTCGAATATTGGGGTATCAGCAAATGTTACCTTGATGGATTCAGAAATGCATATTTCGGGTCGAGATAA
- a CDS encoding NUDIX hydrolase, with the protein MGFEDSYRLSAHAVITNDAGEVLQLLATYANRSWGLPGGALDPGETIHEALRRECREELGREVGIEYLSGVYYHKVYNSHVFIFRARFTDRRHITLSSEHSEVAYFPLERLSEVQRQRVRDCLEFDGVVRSAKF; encoded by the coding sequence ATGGGATTTGAAGACAGTTACCGACTCAGCGCGCATGCGGTGATTACCAATGATGCGGGGGAAGTCTTACAGTTGCTGGCAACATATGCCAATCGCAGCTGGGGGCTTCCCGGTGGCGCCCTGGACCCGGGAGAGACTATCCACGAGGCCCTGCGGAGAGAGTGCCGTGAGGAGTTGGGCCGGGAGGTGGGTATCGAATACCTCAGTGGTGTCTATTACCACAAGGTTTATAACTCCCATGTTTTTATTTTTCGCGCCCGCTTCACCGATAGAAGGCACATCACCCTATCTAGTGAGCACTCAGAGGTAGCGTATTTTCCCCTTGAGCGCCTCTCCGAGGTGCAGCGGCAGAGAGTCAGGGACTGCCTCGAGTTCGATGGCGTTGTTCGCAGCGCAAAGTTCTAA